One genomic window of Arachis stenosperma cultivar V10309 chromosome 10, arast.V10309.gnm1.PFL2, whole genome shotgun sequence includes the following:
- the LOC130957749 gene encoding uncharacterized protein LOC130957749, protein MDGGADAWSVPAWGASSANAAPHDNRILNRIMLRFRPIAPKPVAGGSLPSSGEAQGSNGKAPLTGKRAKRKYVRVRRNSVSERKNNDKSHEKLGETSENVAVVTLQLMPEKEDPKQHSLAGDSWCKNVDLDLTVENIQILDNNLEPPRVAANLDSVKVLDPLPPPSLAAVESWVTVESVTGTCMGEGEGARGIGIGCCTDAEMVKSLEDDTCPAFVSDGYFRVGWVNEAFKRMVASEGNGLPLVWVKVKDNAAWCFCYSYPAFTCGVRLQYTWRNEKCTKMVPCDVWRLESGGFAWRLDVKAALSLGL, encoded by the coding sequence ATGGACGGTGGTGCTGACGCGTGGAGCGTGCCAGCTTGGGGAGCCAGCAGCGCCAACGCTGCTCCTCACGATAACAGAATACTTAACAGAATAATGCTCCGATTTCGGCCGATCGCACCCAAACCTGTCGCCGGAGGCTCTCTCCCTTCCTCCGGTGAAGCTCAAGGTAGCAACGGCAAGGCTCCACTCACCGGAAAAAGAGCGAAGAGGAAGTACGTTAGGGTTCGCAGGAACAGTGTTAGCGAGAGAAAGAACAACGATAAATCTCACGAGAAATTAGGTGAAACAAGCGAAAACGTCGCGGTTGTTACCCTCCAGCTGATGCCGGAGAAGGAGGATCCGAAACAACACTCCCTCGCCGGAGATTCGTGGTGTAAGAACGTTGATCTCGACCTAACCGTGGAGAATATCCAGATCCTCGATAATAACCTGGAGCCACCGCGCGTGGCGGCGAATCTTGACTCGGTTAAGGTTCTAGATCCACTTCCTCCGCCGTCGCTGGCGGCGGTTGAGTCCTGGGTGACGGTTGAGAGCGTGACAGGCACGTGCATGGGGGAAGGCGAGGGAGCAAGAGGAATAGGAATAGGTTGTTGTACGGACGCTGAGATGGTGAAGAGCTTAGAGGATGACACGTGTCCAGCGTTCGTTTCGGACGGTTACTTCAGGGTTGGGTGGGTGAACGAGGCGTTCAAGAGGATGGTGGCGAGTGAGGGAAACGGTTTGCCGTTGGTGTGGGTGAAGGTGAAGGATAACGCTGCGTGGTGCTTTTGCTATTCTTACCCGGCGTTCACCTGCGGGGTGAGACTGCAGTACACGTGGCGGAACGAGAAGTGCACGAAGATGGTGCCGTGTGATGTTTGGAGATTGGAAAGTGGCGGCTTTGCATGGAGGCTGGACGTGAAAGCTGCACTCAGCTTGGGTCtctga
- the LOC130955280 gene encoding cytochrome c1-2, heme protein, mitochondrial-like, whose amino-acid sequence MAFQQFLRRKLQSHFHNPTLMSSMITKKDGVGSTDGSSFRALALLGASVTGFFGFATTASADEAEHGLACPSYPWPHNGILSSYDHASIRRGHQVYTQVCASCHSMSLISYRDLVGVAYTEDEVKAMAAEIEVVDGPNDEGEMFTRPGKLSDRFPQPYANEAAARFANGGAYPPDLSLITKARHNGQNYVFALLTGYRDPPAGVSIREGLHYNPYFPGGAIAMPKMLNDGAVEYEDGTPATEAQMGKDVVSFLSWAAEPEMEERKLMGFKWIFVLTLALLQAGYYRRLRWSVLKSRKLVLDVVN is encoded by the exons ATGGCTTTTCAGCAATTTTTGAGGAGGAAACTCCAATCTCACTTTCAT AATCCTACTCTTATGTCATCCATGATCACAAAGAAAGATGGTGTTGGTTCTACTGATGGAAGCTCCTTTAGAGCACTTGCACTACTTGGAGCTAGTGTCACTGGGTTTTTCGGTTTTGCAACGACAGCATCAGCTGATGAAGCTGAGCATGGCCTAGCATGCCCAAGCTATCCATGGCCTCACAACGGCATCCTCAGTTCATATGATCATGCATC GATTCGTCGTGGTCATCAAGTTTATACACAAGTCTGTGCTTCCTGCCATTCTATGTCTTTGATATCATACCGTGATTTGGTTGGTGTTGCTTATACAGAAGACGAAGTAAAAGCTATGGCAGCTGAGATTGAGGTAGTTGACGGCCCTAATGATGAGGGTGAGATGTTCACACGCCCTGGTAAACTCAGTGATCGCTTTCCTCAGCCATATGCAAATGAAGCAGCTGCTAGGTTTGCTAATGGAGGAGCCTATCCTCCAGATCTAAGTCTAATTACTAAA GCTCGTCACAATGGTCAGAACTATGTGTTTGCCCTTCTAACTGGTTATCGTGACCCTCCTGCTGGTGTCTCG ATTAGAGAGGGCCTGCACTATAATCCTTATTTCCCTGGCGGAGCTATTGCCATGCCTAAAATGCTTAATGATGGTGCTGTTGAATATGAAGATGGTACTCCTGCCACTGAAGCACAG ATGGGGAAAGATGTTGTGTCATTCTTGTCTTGGGCCGCCGAACCCGAGATGGAAGAAAGAAAATTG ATGGGATTTAAATGGATATTTGTTCTAACATTGGCATTGCTTCAAGCTGGCTACTACCGTCGCCTTAGGTGGTCCGTTCTAAAGTCTCGCAAGCTTGTTCTTGATGTCGTCAATTAG
- the LOC130955279 gene encoding ribulose-1,5 bisphosphate carboxylase/oxygenase large subunit N-methyltransferase, chloroplastic yields the protein MLKSKISHQNISHQHTHFSFYLLRNSEKKKKHLLHRTQNSQFLNPNFMEVSRLTLPISDKSFFSPSIRHSSANPLPALPTLFAVSVSKSRLRSLRRKCYCSASSRDTLLAGGGEAAVVSAGKKEEEQGDLKSWMHKHGLPPCKVVLNERSWHHDTHKPIHYVAASEDLQAGDVAFSVPNSLVVTLERVLGNETIAELLTTNKLSELACLALYLMYEKKQGKKSFWYPYIRELDRQRGRGQMAVESPLLWSDSELAYLTGSPTKVEVLQRAEGIKREYNELDTVWFMAGSLFQQYPYDIPTEAFSYEIFKQAFVAVQSCVVHLQKVSLARRFALVPLGPPLLAYRSNCKAMLTAVDGAVELVVDRPYKAGDPIVVWCGPQPNSKLLLNYGFIDEDNSYDRLVVEAALNTEDPQYQDKRMVAQRNGKLSIQVFHVYTGKEREAVLDMLPYLRLGYVSDPSEMQSVISSQGPVCPVSPCMERAVLEQLADYFMTRLAGYPTTLDEDESMLTDDNLNPKKRVATQLVRLEKRMLHACLQATNDFIDQLPDLSVSPCPAPYAPLLK from the exons ATGCTAAAATCCAAAATCTCGCACCAAAATATCTCACACCAACACACACACTTCTCCTTCTACTTACTCAGAAACtcggagaaaaaaaaaaagcatctTCTTCATCGAACTCAAAATTCCCAATTCCTAAACCCTAACTTCATGGAAGTTTCGCGCCTCACACTTCCAATTTCAGACAAAAGCTTCTTTTCCCCTTCAATTCGCCATTCCTCTGCTAATCCTCTCCCTGCATTGCCCACATTATTCGCCGTATCAGTCAGCAAGAGCCGCCTCCGTTCCCTCCGCCGGAAATGTTACTGCTCTGCCTCCAGCCGCGACACCTTGCTCGCCGGTGGCGGCGAGGCCGCCGTCGTCTCCGCCggaaagaaggaggaggagcaAGGCGACTTGAAATCCTGGATGCACAAGCATGGCCTCCCTCCTTGCAAAGTTGTTCTGAATGAAAGATCTTGGCACCATGATACACACAAACCGATACATTACGTAGCTGCTAGTGAAGATCTTCAG GCTGGTGATGTTGCATTCTCTGTTCCAAATTCGTTGGTGGTCACGCTGGAAAGGGTCTTAGGAAACGAGACTATTG CTGAGCTATTGACCACAAACAAATTGTCCGAATTGGCATGCTTGGCATTGTATCTGATGTATGAGAAAAAACAAGGAAAGAAGTCTTTCTGGTATCCATACATTAGGGAGCTTGATCGTCAACGAGGCAGGGGCCAGATGGCAGTAGAATCACCTCTACTGTGGTCAGATTCTGAGCTAGCTTACCTTACTGGAAGTCCCACAAAG GTTGAAGTTCTACAAAGGGCTGAAGGAATAAAAAGAGAGTATAATGAACTTGACACAGTCTGGTTTATGGCTGGTTCTCTTTTTCAG CAATATCCATATGACATTCCTACTGAGGCATTTTCCTATGAGATTTTTAAACAAGCCTTTGTTGCAGTTCAGTCATGTGTGGTTCATTTGCAG AAAGTGAGTTTAGCTCGTAGATTTGCTTTAGTTCCCCTGGGACCTCCTTTACTGGCATACAGAAGTAATTGCAAGGCAATGTTAACTGCTGTTGATGGTGCTGTGGAGCTAGTCGTTGATCGCCCATATAAGGCCGGGGATCCAATTGTTGTCTG GTGTGGGCCACAGCCTAACTCAAAGTTACTTCTAAATTATGGTTTCATTGATGAAGATAATTCATATGATCGCCTAGTAGTTGAG GCAGCTTTGAATACCGAAGATCCACAGTACCAAGATAAAAGAATGGTTGCACAAAGAAACGGAAAACTATCGATTCAAGTTTTTCAT GTGTACACAGGGAAGGAACGAGAAGCTGTCTTAGATATGCTTCCTTATCTGCGGCTCGGATATGTTTCAGATCCTTCTGAGATGCAATCTGTCATTTCCTCTCAAGGTCCAGTTTGTCCT GTGAGCCCATGTATGGAACGGGCAGTGTTGGAGCAGCTTGCTGATTATTTCATGACTCGGCTGGCAGGCTATCCTACTACTTTGGATGAAGATGAGTCTatg TTGACGGATGACAATTTGAATCCAAAGAAGCGAGTTGCTACTCAGCTTGTTAGATTAGAAAAAAGAATGCTCCATGCGTGTTTGCAAGCAACCAATGATTTCATAGACCAGCTACCAGACCTCAGTGTATCTCCTTGCCCTGCTCCCTATGCCCCTCTATTGAAATGa
- the LOC130954084 gene encoding 4-coumarate--CoA ligase-like 9 produces the protein MEQKTATSNNVLIDPSNGFNRATRTFHSLKPPLRLPPPHATVSAPSYVLSLRRNSPWSDSVTALIDSDTGRHLSYADFIRRSETLAANLTSLFALSKNDTALVLSPNLLHVPILHFALLSLGVVVSPVNPLATRSDLTRIIRLSKPTIAFATSSAANNLPNEFRHGTVLIDSPEFESLMTASRPGAKLEQVEVSQSDVAAILYSSGTTGNVKGVMLTHRNLIAMAGVYDVVRAQREKPAVFLYTVPFFHVFGFTLSLRAVVLLETVVLMERFGLRRMMEAIERFRVTHMAAVPSIMVAMMKDDLTAAYDLRSLECVSCGGAPLGKDTAAAFKTKFPKVLILQGYGLTESTAGVARTTNPEEASRSRTTGKLVSGVEAKIVNPDTGEPMFPGDQGELWLRGPSIMKGYVGDAEATLASLVDGWLRTGDLCYFDEEGFLYVVDRLKELIKYKGYQVAPAELEQVLHSHPEISDAAVIPYPDEEAGQVPMAFVVRKPQSSLGEAEIIEFVAKQVAPYKKIRRVTFVDSIPKNAVGKILRKDLNKIALERYISRL, from the exons ATGGAACAAAAAACAGCTACCTCCAACAACGTCTTAATTGACCCAAGCAACGGTTTCAACCGCGCTACCAGAACATTCCACAGCCTAAAACCCCCTCTCCGCCTCCCTCCTCCACATGCCACCGTCTCTGCACCATCATACGTTCTCTCTCTCCGTCGCAACTCACCCTGGTCCGACTCCGTCACCGCTCTCATCGACTCTGACACCGGCCGCCACCTCTCGTACGCCGATTTCATCCGCCGTTCGGAAACCCTAGCTGCCAACCTTACATCCCTCTTCGCACTCTCCAAAAATGACACCGCTCTGGTCCTCTCTCCGAATCTCCTCCACGTTCCTATCCTCCACTTCGCGCTCCTCTCCCTCGGCGTCGTTGTTTCGCCGGTAAATCCACTTGCCACGCGCTCTGATCTCACGCGCATCATCCGCCTTAGCAAACCTACCATCGCATTCGCCACGTCATCAGCGGCTAACAACCTTCCCAATGAGTTCCGTCACGGAACCGTCCTCATCGACTCGCCCGAGTTCGAATCGCTCATGACAGCGAGTCGACCCGGCGCCAAACTCGAACAAGTGGAGGTGAGTCAGTCTGACGTGGCAGCTATTCTTTACTCTTCAGGAACCACAGGGAATGTGAAGGGAGTGATGCTGACTCACCGGAACCTGATTGCAATGGCAGGGGTATACGACGTCGTTCGGGCGCAGAGGGAGAAGCCCGCGGTGTTCCTATATACGGTGCCGTTTTTCCACGTGTTCGGGTTCACGCTCTCGCTGAGGGCGGTGGTTCTGTTGGAAACGGTGGTGTTAATGGAGAGATTCGGGTTGAGGAGGATGATGGAGGCGATAGAGAGGTTTCGAGTTACGCACATGGCGGCGGTGCCGTCAATAATGGTAGCGATGATGAAAGACGACCTGACGGCGGCTTATGATTTAAGGTCGTTGGAATGCGTCTCTTGCGGCGGGGCTCCTCTCGGAAAGGATACCGCCGCGGCGTTCAAAACAAAGTTTCCCAAAGTGTTAATCTTGCAG GGATACGGTCTAACGGAGTCAACGGCAGGGGTTGCCCGAACAACGAATCCGGAGGAGGCAAGCCGATCAAGGACAACAGGTAAGCTGGTGTCAGGTGTTGAGGCTAAAATTGTAAATCCAGACACAGGGGAGCCCATGTTTCCTGGTGATCAAGGGGAACTTTGGCTCAGAGGACCTTCAATTATGAAAG GTTATGTTGGTGACGCAGAAGCAACTTTAGCAAGCTTGGTGGATGGCTGGTTAAGGACTGGGGACCTCTGCTATTTCGATGAAGAGGGTTTCCTCTATGTCGTTGACAGGTTGAAAGAGTTGATCAAATATAAAGGCTACCAG GTGGCCCCTGCAGAATTAGAACAAGTGCTCCATTCGCACCCTGAGATAAGCGATGCGGCAGTTATTCC ATATCCTGATGAAGAAGCTGGTCAAGTCCCCATGGCCTTTGTGGTAAGAAAGCCCCAAAGTTCCCTTGGTGAAGCAGAAATAATTGAATTTGTTGCTAAACAG GTTGCACCATACAAGAAAATAAGACGTGTAACATTTGTTGACTCCATACCAAAGAATGCAGTGGGGAAAATTCTAAGGAaagatttaaataaaattgCTCTTGAAAGATATATCTCTAGGCTATAA